From the genome of Papaver somniferum cultivar HN1 chromosome 2, ASM357369v1, whole genome shotgun sequence, one region includes:
- the LOC113348069 gene encoding protein CHUP1, chloroplastic-like, with protein MDIEEKKFGLIFKMMKDKKDIRPLLVKLGVAFALSFAGFVYSQFKIRRLNQSITPPPSPSASSSSGMVGKINVGGKVGELRSLPATPSSCDVSVQHEMEDASHQKVITTENTTTVGISPKSTNSKHSGEEEGYLLPEFNEIVHKDFEVPRNNSNGVSPRKEVASPTYKRLAERETDQELINLRNMVRVLRERERNLEIQLLEYYGLKEQETAVMELQNRLKINTMEAKLFTLKIESLQGDNQRLEAQVADYSRVLAELEAARAKIKMLKRKIRSDGEHNKEELCSLKQKVANLQDQEYRAVWNDPELQKKLQRLKELEDEAPELRRANFRLQRENAELERRLESTQILAESVLEVPETEELKETNHRLREQNDELAKEIERLQANRCADVEELVYLRWLNACLRYELRNYQVTPGKTVARDLSKTLSPRSEAKAKQLILEYANSEGLGDKSIGLMDFDFEYWSSSQDSNLTESCDFDDSSVDLSATKSHTSSKSKFISKLKKLVHGKHGHGQHRDSSAERNSTSYTASARRESVSASSYDEMVGTYSCSTSSHSATNVDAKTDESGTKTSPLSQSTMRSSLDMQRLRTLSLDDVRELRRRNSDVGPSYTSKRMVLRTGNSPLQENMLDEEDADGIEKLELIKFAEALKDSSGNSTPRKRAASYTSF; from the exons ATGGATATTGAGGAGAAGAAATTCGGGTTGATTTTTAAAATGATGAAAGATAAGAAAGATATAAGACCTCTGTTGGTGAAACTAGGGGTTGCATTTGCTTTGTCTTTTGCTGGATTTGTATATTCTCAGTTCAAAATTAGAagattgaatcaatcaattactCCTCCACCGTCTccatctgcttcttcttcttcag GTATGGTAGGTAAGATTAATGTTGGGGGTAAAGTAGGGGAGCTTCGATCTCTTCCGGCTACGCCTTCCTCCTGTGATGTTTCCGTTCAACATGAAATG GAAGATGCATCACACCAGAAGGTAATAACCACAGAAAATACTACTACGGTTGGGATATCTCCAAAGAGTACAAATAGCAAACAttcgggggaagaagaaggatACTTGTTGCCAGAATTCAACGAGATTGTGCACAAGGATTTTGAAGTTCCAAGAAACAACAGCAACGGTGTTTCGCCAAGGAAAGAAGTAGCCTCGCCTACGTATAAAAGACTAGCAGAGAGGGAAACGGACCAAGAGCTCATTAACTTGAGGAACATGGTCAGAGTCCTTAGAGAAAGGGAGCGAAATCTTGAAATACAACTTCTTGAATATTATGGTCTTAAAGAACAGGAAACCGCAGTAATGGAGCTTCAAAATCGATTGAAGATTAACACAATGGAGGCTAAACTATTTACACTCAAGATTGAGTCATTGCAAGGAGATAATCAAAGATTGGAGGCACAAGTAGCTGATTATTCTAGAGTGTTGGCTGAACTTGAAGCTGCAAGAGCAAAGATAAAGATGTTGAAGCGGAAAATTAGGTCCGATGGTGAGCATAATAAAGAAGAACTGTGTTCACTTAAGCAAAAGGTTGCAAACTTGCAAGATCAGGAGTATAGGGCTGTTTGGAATGATCCAGAATTGCAAAAGAAGTTGCAGCGTTTAAAAGAGTTGGAGGACGAGGCGCCTGAACTCCGGAGAGCAAATTTTAGACTGCAACGTGAAAATGCAGAGTTGGAAAGAAGGCTAGAGTCCACCCAAATCCTGGCCGAGTCGGTGTTGGAGGTCCCAGAG ACCGAAGAATTGAAGGAAACAAACCATCGTTTGAGGGAACAAAATGATGAATTAGCGAAGGAAATTGAACGACTCCAAGCAAATCGATGTGCTGATGTAGAGGAGCTAGTCTATTTGAGGTGGTTGAATGCGTGCTTACGGTATGAACTACGAAATTATCAGGTCACACCAGGAAAAACAGTAGCAAGAGACCTAAGCAAAACGTTGAGCCCCAGGTCAGAAGCGAAAGCCAAGCAGTTGATTCTTGAATATGCAAATTCAGAGGGACTCGGCGACAAATCCATTGGACTAATGGACTTTGATTTTGAATATTGGTCATCTTCTCAAGACTCAAACCTCACAGAATCTTGTGACTTCGATGATTCTTCTGTAGATCTTTCTGCCACAAAATCACACACTTCATCCAAATCAAAGTTCATTTCGAAACTAAAGAAATTAGTTCATGGGAAGCACGGACATGGACAACACCGTGATTCATCAGCTGAGAGAAACTCTACAAGCTATACTGCCTCAGCGAGACGAGAATCTGTTTCAGCAAGTTCATATGATGAAATGGTGGGAACATATTCTTGTAGTACCTCAAGCCATTCAGCAACAAATGTTGATGCAAAAACAGATGAGAGCGGGACTAAAACCTCGCCGCTGTCTCAGAGTACAATGAGATCTTCCTTGGACATGCAAAGGTTACGGACACTAAGCTTAGATGATGTAAGGGAACTTCGCAGAAGAAATAGTGATGTCGGACCTTCCTATACGTCAAAAAGAATGGTTTTGAGAACCGGAAATTCTCCTTTGCAGGAAAATATGTTGGATGAAGAAGACGCAGATGGTATTGAGAAGCTAGAATTGATCAAATTTGCAGAAGCTTTAAAAGATTCTAGTGGAAACTCAACCCCACGCAAAAGAGCTGCATCCTATACCTCATTTTGA